The Cricetulus griseus strain 17A/GY chromosome 9, alternate assembly CriGri-PICRH-1.0, whole genome shotgun sequence genome has a segment encoding these proteins:
- the Ncr1 gene encoding natural cytotoxicity triggering receptor 1 — protein sequence MLLTLTALLYLGLCLTQRINTGKQTLPKPIIWAKPSSRVPKGNPVSIWCQGPQSASEYQLYFEGSLFALERPKPRTLVSKVKFFIPQMTSNTAGRYYCFYQSGELQSEHSDLLVLVVTGMYDIPNLQVHPGPEVTLEEKVTFFCHLEAGTSKFFLLKEGEPNHVQQRHGNKKAEFPMGPVTGAHRGTYRCFGSYNDYVWSFPSEPVTLLIPGSEGNTSLAPTPTSLVYWEYSLSTKESGLQKDSAFWDHTTQNLIRIGLACIVLMVLVWLLAEDWLSRKREKEGTNRPASWEYRRRWRLRCSLKEEQRDAISMGELKATPGPGAI from the exons ATGCTGTTGACACTCACTGCCCTACTCTACCTGG gACTATGTCTGACCCAGAGGATCAACACAGGAAAAC AGACTCTCCCAAAACCCATCATCTGGGCCAAACCCAGTAGCAGGGTACCAAAAGGAAACCCTGTGAGCATTTGGTGCCAGGGACCTCAGAGTGCTTCTGAGTATCAACTGTACTTTGAAGGAAGCCTTTTTGCTTTGGAGAGACCAAAGCCACGTACATTAGTGAGTAAAGTCAAGTTCTTCATTCCACAAATGACCTCAAACACTGCAGGGAGATACTACTGCTTTTATCAGAGTGGGGAACTTCAATCAGAACACAGCGATCTCCTGGTTCTGGTAGTTACTG GCATGTATGACATACCCAACCTCCAGGTTCATCCAGGGCCTGAAGTAACCTTGGAGGAGAAAGTGACCTTCTTCTGCCATCTGGAAGCTGGGACAAGCAAATTCTTTCTTCTCAAGGAGGGAGAACCCAACCATGTCCAGCAAAGACATGGGAACAAAAAAGCAGAGTTCCCCATGGGCCCTGTGACCGGAGCCCACAGAGGGACATACAGATGTTTTGGCTCTTACAACGACTATGTATGGTCTTTCCCCAGTGAGCCTGTGACACTACTCATCCCAG GAAGTGAGGGGAACACCAGCCTTGCACCAACGCCTACTTCTCTTG TTTATTGGGAGTACAGCCTTTCCACCAAAGAATCGGGATTGCAGAAGG ACTCTGCCTTCTGGGATCATACAACCCAAAATCTCATTCGGATTGGTCTGGCATGCATAGTCCTGATGGTTCTAGTATGGCTTTTGGCTGAAGACTGGCTcagcaggaagagggagaaagaggggacCAACAGACCAGCAAGTTGGGAATACAGAAGAAGATGGAGACTGCGATGTTCTCTCAAAGAGGAACAAAGGGATGCAATTTCTATGGGGGAACTGAAGGCAACTCCTGGACCTGGGGCCATATGA
- the Gp6 gene encoding platelet glycoprotein VI has product MSPALPAFFCLGLCVLQAIQAQSGPFPKPSLRAHPSDLVPLKQSVTLRCQGPPVVDLYRLEKLTSKEYENQNFLFIPTMKTSNAGRYRCSYQNGSHWSPASDQLELIATGVYHKPSLSAHPGSVVPPGRDVTLQCQTQYGFDQFVLYKEGDTGSNKKPERWYRDNTELYKNLESWYRADFPIITVTPAHSGIYRCYSFSSSSPYQWSDPSDPLVLVVTGPSATPRQVSTELSSPTTELSRSPSNLPSTKISTTEKSRNTTVSPQGSSPPFGFSHQRYARENLVRICLGAMIIIFLLGLLAEDWHSRKKRLAHRIRAAQRPLPPLPRA; this is encoded by the exons GGCTGTGTGTACTACAAGCGATCCAAGCACAGAGTG GCCCATTCCCTAAGCCTTCACTCAGGGCTCATCCCAGTGACCTGGTGCCCCTGAAGCAGTCAGTCACTCTTCGGTGCCAGGGGCCTCCGGTCGTGGATTTATATCGCCTGGAGAAACTGACATCGAAGGAGTATGAAAATCAGAACTTTCTCTTTATCCCGACCATGAAAACAAGTAATGCTGGACGCTACCGCTGTTCGTATCAGAATGGGAGTCACTGGTCTCCCGCAAGCGACCAGCTCGAGTTAATTGCTACAG GTGTTTACCATAAGCCCTCACTCTCAGCTCATCCAGGCTCAGTGGTTCCTCCAGGCCGGGATGTGACCCTGCAGTGCCAGACCCAGTATGGCTTTGATCAATTTGTTCTATACAAAGAAGGGGATACTGGGTCTAATAAGAAACCCGAGAGATGGTACCGGGATAATACCGAGCTTTATAAGAACCTGGAGAGCTGGTACCGGGCTGATTTCCCCATCATCACAGTGACTCCGGCTCACAGTGGGATTTACAGGTGTTACAGCTTTTCCAGCTCATCTCCGTACCAGTGGTCAGACCCCAGCGACCCCCTGGTGCTTGTGGTTACAG GTCCCTCTGCCACTCCCCGCCAGGTATCCACAGAGTTGTCGTCTCCCACAACAG AACTCTCTAGGAGTCCTTCCAACTTACCTTCGACCAAGATATCTACAACGG AGAAGTCTAGGAATACCACTGTCTCTCCACAGGGGTCAAGTCCTCCATTTG gtttttccCACCAGCGCTATGCCAGAGAGAATCTGGTCCGAATATGCCTTGGTGCCATGATAATAATATTCTTGCTGGGGCTTTTGGCAGAGGACTGGCACAGTCGGAAGAAACGCCTGGCACACAGGATCAGAGCTGCGCAAAGAccactcccacccctcccacGGGCCTAG